From the Opitutus sp. ER46 genome, one window contains:
- a CDS encoding DNA-3-methyladenine glycosylase, giving the protein MSERLTAPQLQHKRVISLARWVLGKYLVRRLPDGRRDARMIIEVEAYNGEADQACHARAGRTRRTEPLYAAGGIWYVYLCYGIHEMLNLVVGPKDWPAALLIRGVEGAVGPGRVTKALAIDRTLNARPALEETTGLWLEDRGVVVPRRLIAATPRIGVDYAGPIWSQKHWRFHVDPKLLKARISQTGHTAS; this is encoded by the coding sequence ATGTCCGAACGCCTAACCGCGCCGCAGCTTCAGCATAAACGCGTCATTTCCCTGGCCCGCTGGGTTCTTGGAAAATACTTGGTGCGACGCTTGCCCGACGGACGCCGGGACGCGCGCATGATCATCGAAGTGGAGGCGTACAATGGCGAAGCGGACCAGGCGTGTCACGCCCGCGCCGGACGAACGCGCCGGACCGAGCCGCTCTACGCTGCCGGCGGCATCTGGTATGTGTACCTGTGCTATGGCATCCACGAGATGCTCAACCTCGTCGTCGGTCCGAAAGACTGGCCGGCCGCGCTGCTGATCCGCGGGGTGGAAGGCGCGGTTGGACCAGGCCGCGTGACCAAGGCACTGGCGATCGACCGCACGCTCAATGCCCGTCCAGCGCTCGAGGAGACGACCGGGCTTTGGCTGGAGGACCGGGGTGTGGTCGTGCCGCGCCGATTGATCGCAGCGACGCCACGTATCGGCGTCGATTACGCGGGCCCCATCTGGTCGCAGAAGCACTGGCGCTTTCACGTTGATCCCAAGTTGCTGAAAGCCCGCATTTCGCAAACGGGGCACACCGCCTCCTGA
- a CDS encoding glycosyltransferase family 9 protein: MRRILVLRGGALGDFLVTLPALWALRARWPEARLELAGNADAAELARTRGLLDAVHSQHAARWACLYAAEPPPPDFGAWLAEFDLIVNFWPDPDRELARRFPLRPGQQFVPGAAMPECAPASAHYAGALRSVGIDSAPRFCCLAADRIVPEPNEPRVGAASLPPASQEIWARRGVADHTAPIAIHPGSGSPRKNWPADRWLEVINQLEAPIVLVLGAAEEARWLPAGGPPALVARRIEAGTLRLAAGLTLEQLAEELRSCRLFLGHDSGVSHLAAVVGTPSVLLFGPTDPAVWAPPAGHVKILRHGPNVNEITIPEVFSAAQAG; encoded by the coding sequence ATGCGTCGCATCCTCGTTCTTCGCGGCGGGGCATTGGGCGATTTTCTGGTAACGCTTCCAGCGCTCTGGGCCCTGCGCGCGCGATGGCCGGAGGCGCGCCTGGAACTCGCCGGCAATGCGGACGCCGCCGAGCTCGCCCGCACCCGCGGGCTCCTAGACGCCGTGCACTCGCAGCACGCAGCACGCTGGGCCTGCCTCTATGCGGCCGAGCCACCGCCACCGGATTTCGGGGCGTGGCTCGCGGAGTTTGATCTGATCGTCAACTTCTGGCCCGACCCGGATCGCGAGCTCGCGCGAAGGTTCCCGTTGCGTCCAGGACAGCAGTTTGTCCCGGGGGCCGCGATGCCGGAGTGTGCCCCGGCGTCTGCGCACTATGCAGGCGCGCTAAGGAGTGTCGGAATTGATTCTGCACCTCGTTTCTGCTGCCTGGCGGCCGATCGTATCGTGCCGGAACCCAATGAACCACGCGTGGGCGCCGCATCGCTGCCGCCGGCCAGCCAGGAGATTTGGGCGAGGCGTGGAGTCGCCGATCACACGGCTCCCATCGCCATTCACCCGGGCAGTGGGTCACCTCGAAAGAACTGGCCGGCGGACCGTTGGCTCGAAGTGATCAACCAACTCGAGGCACCGATCGTGCTGGTACTCGGAGCAGCCGAGGAGGCGCGATGGCTCCCAGCCGGCGGCCCACCGGCCCTTGTCGCGCGTCGAATCGAAGCCGGGACACTGCGGCTGGCGGCGGGGCTTACCCTTGAGCAATTGGCAGAAGAGCTCCGCTCGTGCCGCCTGTTTCTCGGCCACGACTCCGGTGTGAGTCATCTTGCGGCAGTCGTTGGTACGCCGAGCGTACTGCTCTTTGGCCCCACCGACCCCGCAGTTTGGGCCCCACCGGCGGGCCACGTGAAGATCCTGCGACATGGGCCCAACGTGAACGAAATAACGATTCCCGAGGTATTTTCAGCTGCGCAAGCGGGATGA
- a CDS encoding metallophosphoesterase has product MLPSTPPSPPARAEIRPGVWIDSRLALWLETARLLVVADLHWGYAASHRVRGNLLPAWGDDDIEKRLHTLIDDYAPAEMIWLGDVVHAAEGAARAERFLSAAVVPITVVIGNHDRCWRGAGTANVQRAGCFFHHGDRPEVVPAGYVEVVGHHHPAVVWRDGAGGRLKLPALVAEPSRIVLPAFSPWAAGANWTPRQCPDSTLWAIAPHRIFTPSVSERVCTVP; this is encoded by the coding sequence ATGCTTCCATCCACGCCGCCTTCGCCTCCCGCCCGCGCCGAGATTCGGCCCGGGGTGTGGATCGATTCGCGGCTGGCGCTCTGGCTGGAGACCGCGCGCCTGTTGGTCGTCGCCGACCTGCACTGGGGGTATGCCGCATCGCATCGCGTACGCGGCAACCTCCTCCCAGCTTGGGGTGATGACGACATCGAGAAACGGCTGCATACCCTGATCGACGACTACGCGCCCGCCGAGATGATTTGGCTCGGCGATGTCGTGCATGCCGCCGAGGGCGCCGCCCGCGCCGAACGATTTCTTTCTGCGGCCGTCGTCCCAATCACCGTTGTCATCGGCAACCACGACCGCTGCTGGCGTGGCGCAGGCACAGCGAACGTCCAGCGCGCCGGGTGCTTCTTTCATCACGGCGACAGACCGGAGGTTGTGCCCGCCGGATACGTTGAGGTCGTCGGTCACCACCATCCCGCCGTCGTGTGGCGGGACGGTGCCGGCGGGCGGTTGAAACTCCCTGCCCTGGTGGCTGAGCCCAGCCGCATTGTGCTTCCTGCGTTCTCCCCTTGGGCTGCGGGCGCCAACTGGACGCCGCGCCAGTGCCCCGACAGCACCCTTTGGGCGATCGCGCCTCATCGAATCTTCACCCCTTCCGTTTCGGAGCGGGTCTGTACCGTCCCATGA
- a CDS encoding MFS transporter, translating into MNATAQPAAGRKEDLEKSLRLCIQDGLAAMPIVTMSLPVNVFITALVTKGWVLPKPAIGLLCAMPFAANFVQVFAVPYLSRLRPPKTLTVVTASLNLLCWFLLAALLEVVPRDQPNVAAAWFIGWFFVASIFAALAGVTWNAWIQEWVPSRLRGKYFGHRNRLLQISLLSFLLITGWVLAHWEYSVRAFQAVIVGSGLLRVASLYWQWVSPTQPHRHVEVPTLSFHAQLAVLRRSHSLLWFIAFGATWSFAANCFGPFYQVFMFEQLGFSAWDVGVLSTVSALGGALSLPAWGRLLDRYGNRPVMAVSLLVWQGVNVLWCTLTPSSNTLLYLIWALGGMTSMGAIASAGFVLGQFTILLRLIPLEAKSLAIGLNLAVTSLAAAIAPVIGGGVLSWALTRWTDAVAVYHACFLLQPVLATAGCLLLLRVHEPQASPLTMVFGAMRNIRTLSGVLGLDFLVNYVFYRPPKR; encoded by the coding sequence TTGAACGCAACCGCCCAGCCTGCCGCCGGTCGCAAAGAGGATCTCGAGAAGAGCCTCCGGCTCTGCATCCAGGACGGACTCGCCGCGATGCCCATCGTGACGATGTCACTGCCGGTAAACGTCTTCATCACCGCGCTGGTCACCAAGGGCTGGGTGCTCCCCAAGCCCGCGATCGGCCTGCTCTGCGCCATGCCGTTCGCCGCTAACTTCGTCCAGGTGTTCGCTGTTCCCTACCTCTCCCGGCTGCGTCCGCCGAAGACACTCACCGTCGTTACGGCATCCCTGAATCTGCTGTGCTGGTTTCTGCTCGCAGCGCTTTTGGAGGTCGTACCCCGCGACCAGCCCAACGTCGCCGCGGCGTGGTTCATCGGCTGGTTCTTCGTCGCGAGCATCTTCGCCGCGCTCGCCGGTGTGACGTGGAACGCGTGGATCCAAGAGTGGGTTCCGTCTCGCCTTCGCGGCAAGTATTTCGGCCACCGCAACCGACTGCTGCAGATTTCCCTTCTCTCATTCCTGCTGATCACCGGCTGGGTGCTCGCGCATTGGGAATACTCGGTGCGTGCCTTCCAGGCGGTCATCGTCGGCTCCGGACTGTTGCGCGTGGCCTCGCTCTATTGGCAATGGGTGAGCCCAACCCAGCCCCATCGCCATGTCGAAGTGCCCACCCTGTCGTTCCACGCCCAACTAGCCGTGCTCAGGCGCTCTCACTCGCTGCTCTGGTTCATCGCATTCGGCGCCACGTGGTCCTTCGCCGCGAACTGCTTCGGGCCGTTCTACCAAGTCTTCATGTTCGAACAGTTGGGGTTCTCGGCCTGGGACGTCGGCGTGCTCTCGACGGTCTCAGCACTCGGCGGTGCGTTGTCGTTGCCGGCCTGGGGGCGGCTGCTCGACCGGTACGGCAACCGCCCTGTCATGGCCGTATCGCTGCTCGTATGGCAGGGCGTGAACGTGCTTTGGTGCACGCTGACGCCGAGCAGCAACACCCTGCTCTACCTGATCTGGGCACTCGGCGGCATGACGAGCATGGGCGCGATCGCCAGCGCCGGCTTTGTCCTGGGACAGTTCACGATTCTCCTACGGCTGATTCCACTCGAGGCCAAGAGTCTCGCCATCGGCCTTAACTTGGCAGTCACCTCGCTCGCGGCGGCCATCGCGCCGGTGATCGGCGGTGGCGTGCTGAGCTGGGCACTCACGCGCTGGACCGATGCCGTGGCTGTCTATCACGCTTGCTTTCTCCTGCAGCCGGTGCTCGCAACTGCCGGGTGTCTGCTGCTTCTGCGGGTGCATGAACCGCAGGCGAGTCCGCTCACGATGGTGTTCGGCGCGATGCGGAACATCCGTACCCTCAGCGGCGTCCTCGGCCTCGATTTTCTGGTCAACTACGTCTTCTATCGTCCGCCCAAACGATGA
- a CDS encoding PfkB family carbohydrate kinase — protein sequence MTSAPTPFFTLTGNLLAESTLEYSRWSPGATQRADRETFQVGGKGINVAKMLGRLGVPALALGFAGGSSGAQCEAWLRDHGFTAQLFSTTAPTRRGTVIRAPGQPETTFLGPDASPDAAALRACADFLDAQPGGRVLALCGSFPGWNDARYEPLRDALARWLSRGILVADTYGPPLAWVAQQPVELLKVNAAELRTIGIEDSAEISVAALRYVITDGPNPVRLREGLGQEIRVSPPAIHEVSPTGSGDVMLACLLDAVFRQEKALRDAVSFALPFAAANAAHPGVAEFPIPLSGIQK from the coding sequence ATGACGTCGGCGCCCACTCCATTTTTCACGCTCACGGGCAACCTCCTTGCTGAGAGCACGCTCGAGTATTCGCGCTGGTCGCCTGGCGCCACCCAACGCGCGGACCGCGAGACGTTTCAGGTGGGCGGCAAGGGGATCAACGTCGCGAAGATGCTGGGCCGGCTTGGCGTCCCGGCTCTCGCGCTCGGCTTCGCCGGCGGCAGCTCCGGCGCGCAATGCGAGGCCTGGCTCCGCGACCACGGGTTCACCGCGCAACTATTTTCCACCACCGCGCCCACGCGCCGCGGCACGGTGATTCGGGCACCCGGACAGCCTGAGACAACCTTCCTCGGACCTGACGCCTCACCTGACGCCGCCGCGCTGCGGGCCTGCGCCGATTTCCTCGACGCACAGCCCGGCGGACGCGTCCTCGCCCTATGTGGTAGCTTCCCCGGTTGGAACGACGCGCGTTACGAGCCATTGCGCGACGCCCTCGCGCGGTGGTTGTCCCGCGGCATCCTCGTGGCGGACACCTATGGCCCGCCCCTTGCCTGGGTCGCGCAGCAGCCGGTCGAGCTCCTCAAGGTCAACGCCGCCGAGTTGCGCACGATCGGAATCGAAGATTCTGCCGAGATTTCCGTCGCCGCGCTTCGCTACGTCATCACCGACGGACCCAACCCCGTCCGCCTCAGGGAGGGATTGGGGCAGGAGATCCGCGTCTCTCCCCCGGCAATTCACGAGGTTTCGCCGACGGGCTCGGGCGACGTGATGCTGGCGTGCCTCCTCGATGCCGTATTTCGGCAAGAAAAAGCATTGCGCGACGCTGTTTCTTTCGCCCTACCTTTCGCAGCGGCTAATGCGGCGCATCCGGGAGTGGCTGAATTTCCGATACCGTTGAGCGGAATTCAGAAATAA
- the rpmA gene encoding 50S ribosomal protein L27: MAHKKGQGTSTNGRESHSKRLGVKLYGGQKVIAGNIIVRQRGSKLHAGKNVGTGRDWTLFALKDGTLAFDKTHRTVSVVTN, encoded by the coding sequence ATGGCGCACAAGAAAGGTCAGGGAACATCCACCAACGGTCGCGAGAGCCACTCGAAGCGGCTGGGCGTGAAGTTGTACGGCGGCCAGAAGGTCATTGCTGGCAACATCATCGTCCGTCAGCGCGGCTCCAAGCTGCACGCGGGCAAGAACGTCGGCACGGGTCGCGACTGGACGCTCTTCGCCCTCAAGGACGGCACCCTCGCGTTCGACAAGACCCACCGCACGGTGTCGGTCGTCACGAACTGA
- a CDS encoding DEAD/DEAH box helicase, with protein MFTWVREPAHDAPWLLRALHPELATWFRARFGAFAPAQLAAVPEVLARRSLLLSSPTGSGKTLAAFLGVFDYLARAHDAGAARDGIVAVYVSPLRALAYDLSKNLQSPLDELGWSWLRVGARTGDTTVKERAQQRRHPPHILVTTPESLTILLSQPSWLPAFRTVRFFIADELHALAENKRGTMAVLAAERLHEIAATAASSAATDGPGPPGNAAPNALVRIGLSATVTPLETMAAFLVGPERDCRLIEIAERRRARIEVFSPLRDHAYPPAGYTASRVLLELGTLLGSKRTTLIFTNTRSGAEHIGLRLKQLLPALTNQIEVHHASLDRSVRLEVEDRLKRGELRAVVCSTSLEMGIDIGSIDTVVMVSAPKGVARALQRIGRSGHSMRESPHGVLVASNINDLAECAVTARMMEGRALEPVRIHDAPLDVLAQTLVSLAVFGSVTSEEAFAFLRRTYPYRALARADFDRVLRYLRGGGAALEANYEALFGKVRVDALGLLTLPAPRVAREFFQNVGTIATESMVQVQLGRRKIGQVEESFIKGLRVGDVFVLNGRTLRLLETRLLTAKVAAADSAVPTVPRWYANKMPLASGLAAAVVQLRTELAARLTTGTPATPRSHSIAAAAPQAPDQTDPPAAAVAAHWLQSEYALSAANARALVEHFALQARVSAIPTAATFLIERYDHRGLIHYFFHALIGRSANDAVSRIIAQRVQETKGGNALVTIDDYGFLLTLKPFQAMTPDEWRSLFRREDAESALRTALAESSLVKWQFRGVAQTGLMVPRRVRGQERGARALQWSSEIIFEVLRRHEPDHPLLVEAYAEATLRFLDLPRALAFLEKVADLRWDFRTLPRVSPFSFGIYVSRIRETMTLEDPETTIERLYHEMYGTGAG; from the coding sequence ATGTTCACTTGGGTCCGGGAACCTGCCCACGATGCGCCGTGGCTCTTGCGAGCGCTCCATCCCGAGCTCGCAACCTGGTTCCGCGCTCGATTTGGGGCGTTTGCCCCGGCCCAGCTGGCGGCAGTACCCGAAGTACTCGCCAGGCGTTCTCTCCTGCTTTCCTCGCCCACGGGCAGCGGCAAGACGCTCGCGGCGTTTCTCGGCGTCTTCGACTACCTCGCCCGAGCGCACGACGCAGGCGCAGCCCGGGACGGGATCGTCGCCGTGTACGTCTCTCCGCTTCGGGCCCTCGCTTACGATCTCAGCAAGAATTTGCAGTCGCCTCTCGATGAACTCGGCTGGTCCTGGCTGCGGGTCGGCGCGCGGACGGGGGACACCACCGTCAAGGAACGCGCACAGCAGCGTCGGCACCCGCCGCACATTCTCGTCACCACTCCGGAGAGTCTGACGATCCTGCTCAGCCAGCCGTCCTGGCTGCCAGCGTTCCGCACGGTTCGTTTCTTCATCGCGGACGAACTGCATGCATTGGCGGAAAACAAGCGCGGCACCATGGCCGTTCTCGCCGCCGAACGCCTCCACGAAATTGCGGCGACCGCCGCATCTAGCGCCGCGACCGATGGGCCCGGCCCGCCGGGCAACGCCGCTCCAAACGCCCTCGTCCGCATCGGGCTCTCCGCCACGGTGACCCCGCTCGAGACCATGGCCGCGTTCCTCGTGGGCCCGGAGCGCGATTGTCGCCTGATCGAGATCGCCGAGCGCCGGCGGGCGCGCATCGAAGTGTTTTCTCCCCTGCGCGACCACGCGTACCCACCGGCCGGCTACACCGCGTCCCGCGTGTTGCTGGAACTGGGCACGCTGCTGGGGAGTAAACGCACCACGCTCATCTTCACCAATACGCGTTCCGGCGCCGAGCATATCGGTCTGCGCCTGAAGCAACTCCTGCCCGCACTCACGAACCAGATTGAGGTCCACCACGCCTCGCTTGACCGCAGCGTCCGGCTCGAGGTCGAGGATCGCCTCAAGCGCGGCGAGCTCCGCGCGGTCGTCTGTTCCACGTCACTGGAGATGGGCATCGATATCGGATCCATCGACACCGTCGTGATGGTCTCCGCGCCGAAGGGCGTTGCCCGCGCCCTGCAGCGCATCGGCCGCTCCGGTCACTCGATGCGCGAATCCCCTCACGGCGTGCTCGTCGCGAGCAACATCAACGACCTGGCCGAGTGCGCCGTCACCGCCCGGATGATGGAAGGTCGCGCCCTCGAGCCCGTACGCATTCACGACGCCCCGCTGGATGTGCTCGCGCAGACGCTCGTCAGTCTCGCTGTGTTTGGCAGCGTCACCTCCGAGGAAGCGTTCGCCTTTCTTCGCCGCACCTACCCGTATCGCGCGCTGGCCCGGGCGGATTTCGACCGCGTGCTGCGCTATCTGCGTGGCGGCGGCGCCGCGCTCGAGGCGAATTACGAGGCTCTCTTCGGCAAGGTCCGGGTCGACGCCTTGGGCCTACTGACGCTCCCCGCGCCCCGCGTCGCCCGCGAGTTCTTCCAGAACGTCGGCACCATTGCCACGGAGAGCATGGTGCAGGTGCAACTTGGCCGGCGGAAGATCGGTCAGGTCGAGGAGTCCTTCATCAAAGGCCTGCGCGTCGGCGATGTTTTTGTTCTCAACGGCCGCACGCTCCGGCTTCTCGAAACGCGCCTGCTCACCGCCAAAGTCGCTGCCGCGGACAGCGCGGTTCCGACCGTTCCCCGATGGTACGCGAACAAAATGCCGCTCGCCTCGGGGCTTGCCGCCGCCGTGGTGCAGCTCCGCACGGAGCTTGCCGCCCGCCTCACCACCGGGACGCCAGCCACTCCCCGGTCCCACTCGATTGCGGCCGCCGCCCCGCAGGCGCCCGACCAGACTGATCCGCCGGCCGCGGCCGTGGCCGCGCACTGGCTGCAGTCGGAATACGCCCTCTCCGCAGCCAACGCCCGCGCTCTTGTTGAGCACTTCGCGCTCCAGGCGCGCGTCTCCGCGATCCCCACCGCCGCCACGTTTCTCATCGAGCGTTACGACCATCGCGGGCTGATCCACTACTTCTTTCACGCGCTCATCGGTCGCTCGGCCAATGACGCCGTGTCGCGTATCATCGCGCAACGGGTCCAGGAGACGAAGGGCGGCAATGCACTCGTCACCATCGATGACTATGGATTCCTCCTCACGCTGAAGCCCTTCCAGGCGATGACGCCCGACGAGTGGCGGTCGCTCTTTCGGCGCGAGGACGCCGAGTCCGCCCTTCGCACGGCGTTGGCGGAGAGCAGCCTTGTAAAGTGGCAGTTTCGCGGCGTCGCCCAGACGGGTCTCATGGTGCCCCGTCGGGTCCGGGGCCAGGAACGGGGCGCACGGGCGCTGCAATGGAGTTCGGAGATCATCTTCGAAGTGCTGCGGAGGCACGAGCCCGACCACCCCCTGCTCGTCGAGGCCTATGCCGAGGCGACGTTGCGATTTCTCGATCTGCCCCGCGCCCTTGCCTTCCTCGAAAAAGTCGCCGATTTGCGCTGGGACTTTCGTACGTTGCCGCGGGTCAGCCCCTTCTCTTTCGGCATCTACGTTTCCCGCATCAGAGAGACCATGACCCTTGAGGACCCTGAGACCACGATCGAGCGGCTGTACCACGAAATGTATGGCACGGGTGCCGGCTAA
- the rplU gene encoding 50S ribosomal protein L21, producing MKATIRTQGQQFTVSEGDILTVNRYPGTEKGSTVEIKDVLAAGEGESFKVGKPTLSGATVSATVLENKRGDKVVVFKKKKRKGMERKRGHRQELSVIKIKSINA from the coding sequence ATGAAAGCGACCATCCGGACCCAAGGCCAGCAGTTCACTGTGTCTGAGGGCGACATTTTGACCGTTAACCGCTACCCTGGCACCGAAAAGGGCTCGACCGTCGAGATTAAGGACGTGCTGGCGGCCGGCGAAGGCGAGAGCTTCAAGGTTGGTAAGCCGACTCTGTCCGGAGCCACCGTCTCGGCCACCGTGCTCGAGAACAAGCGCGGCGATAAGGTCGTCGTGTTCAAAAAGAAGAAGCGCAAGGGCATGGAGCGCAAACGCGGCCATCGCCAGGAGCTGTCTGTCATCAAGATCAAGTCTATCAACGCTTAA
- a CDS encoding adenylate kinase gives MSRPTPLNIALLGPTGAGKGTHAASLSARFHLNHVATGDLFRDNLESGTPLGRLAKKYMDVEELVPDEVVDAMVEEWCQRVPKERGLLFDGFPRTNAQARYFEAMLQRLGRTLDAVIYLDVPDPEVLRRLEGRRICHRCQQPYHLTANPPRLAGRCDECGAELYHRADDTAERVTARLRVFHRATDPVLDHFTAAGRLIIVSGEGSLNAVEDRLIRACEGLRNRAYGFATARDRAEIARPPLTSPMAAHVARATRDLVLLGGPGSGKGTQAVRLSTKLALPHIATGDLFRENLRQATELGRLAKTYMDRGDLVPDDVTEAMVAERLGRPDAREGFILDGFPRTRPQAQALTEMLTRLKRRLTAVVLINVSDQTLVDRISGRLICRSCQAPYHATFKPPHQAGVCDACGGELYQRSDDNPATVGARLVTYHHQTEPLIAYYRGLGLLREIDGEQPVDEITRQLLVALRDLSPRGAFAIAGAVP, from the coding sequence ATGTCACGGCCCACTCCGCTGAACATTGCCCTGCTCGGTCCCACGGGCGCCGGAAAGGGCACGCATGCCGCCAGCCTCTCGGCTCGCTTTCACCTCAATCACGTCGCCACCGGCGACCTGTTTCGCGACAACCTCGAATCCGGCACCCCTCTTGGCCGCCTGGCGAAGAAGTACATGGACGTCGAGGAACTCGTACCGGATGAAGTCGTGGACGCGATGGTCGAGGAATGGTGCCAACGCGTGCCGAAGGAAAGGGGCCTGCTCTTTGACGGTTTCCCCCGGACGAACGCGCAGGCGCGCTACTTCGAGGCGATGCTGCAACGGCTGGGACGCACACTCGACGCCGTCATTTACCTCGACGTTCCCGACCCTGAGGTGTTGCGACGCCTGGAGGGCCGCCGAATCTGCCATCGTTGTCAGCAACCGTACCACCTGACGGCCAATCCCCCACGGCTGGCGGGACGCTGCGACGAATGCGGTGCCGAGCTCTACCACCGAGCCGACGACACGGCCGAGCGTGTGACCGCGCGGCTCCGGGTGTTCCATCGCGCAACCGACCCGGTGCTCGACCACTTTACCGCGGCTGGCCGGCTCATCATCGTCTCCGGCGAGGGCTCACTCAACGCAGTCGAGGACCGGCTGATCCGCGCGTGTGAAGGCCTGCGCAATCGTGCCTACGGTTTTGCCACGGCCCGCGACCGCGCGGAAATCGCGCGTCCGCCCCTCACCTCGCCCATGGCGGCCCACGTTGCGCGCGCCACCCGTGATCTCGTGCTGCTGGGCGGTCCCGGCTCCGGCAAGGGCACGCAGGCGGTGCGGCTCAGCACGAAGCTGGCCCTGCCCCACATCGCCACGGGCGACCTCTTCCGTGAGAATCTCCGGCAGGCGACGGAGCTGGGGCGACTGGCCAAAACGTATATGGACCGTGGGGATCTCGTCCCTGATGACGTCACTGAGGCGATGGTCGCCGAGCGCCTGGGGCGGCCCGACGCGCGCGAAGGGTTTATCCTCGACGGTTTTCCCCGGACGCGCCCACAGGCGCAGGCCTTGACGGAGATGCTGACGCGGCTCAAACGCCGGCTCACCGCGGTGGTGTTGATCAATGTTTCGGACCAGACGCTCGTCGACCGGATTTCAGGCCGGCTGATCTGCCGCAGCTGCCAGGCGCCCTATCACGCCACGTTCAAGCCGCCACATCAGGCCGGAGTGTGCGACGCGTGCGGCGGCGAGCTGTACCAGCGTTCCGATGACAATCCGGCGACCGTAGGTGCCCGCCTGGTCACGTACCATCACCAGACCGAGCCGCTCATCGCATACTATCGTGGGCTTGGGTTGCTCCGTGAAATCGATGGCGAGCAACCGGTCGATGAGATTACCCGGCAGCTGCTCGTGGCGCTGAGAGATCTCTCCCCGCGCGGAGCGTTCGCCATCGCTGGTGCGGTGCCTTGA
- a CDS encoding DUF3108 domain-containing protein, translating to MKLRPVIAFCLGLASGVLPLVANPGPPLRAGEMLRFSVSWAIVPGAGEIEINAAANGPDQIKIISSTTTRRLARMLLPFDATAESVYDARTGDLLSLHERSKTRGKVQEHLVTFNYTNRQANYVPVGGEGGPRILEMPPGSPTDLISALLSTRDWNLQPGDKRDVLVLFDDDFYELTIHALRYEEVRNRLGRFNTLVLQPRMEKTPPKGMFKRGSTVQVWIAQDAQRLPIKFEVEFNIGTGTANLVAYNSPTEPVAGGAGPQIAAPAAAGTMTPGPQSPSPGSPTNTSSTAPGR from the coding sequence ATGAAACTCAGGCCCGTCATCGCGTTTTGCCTTGGTCTGGCCAGTGGCGTTCTGCCGCTGGTCGCCAATCCCGGTCCTCCACTGCGGGCGGGAGAGATGCTGCGGTTCTCCGTATCCTGGGCGATCGTTCCCGGCGCCGGCGAGATTGAGATCAACGCCGCCGCCAACGGGCCGGACCAGATCAAGATCATCTCGAGCACGACGACCCGCCGCCTGGCGCGGATGCTCCTGCCCTTCGATGCCACGGCCGAGTCGGTCTACGACGCGCGCACTGGCGATCTGCTCTCCCTGCATGAGCGGAGCAAGACCCGCGGCAAGGTGCAGGAGCACCTCGTCACCTTCAACTACACCAACCGCCAGGCCAATTATGTACCGGTGGGCGGTGAAGGTGGCCCGCGGATCCTGGAAATGCCCCCAGGTTCCCCCACGGATCTCATCAGCGCGCTCCTCAGCACGCGGGACTGGAATCTGCAACCGGGCGACAAACGCGACGTGCTGGTGCTCTTCGACGACGATTTCTACGAGTTGACCATTCACGCGCTCCGCTATGAGGAGGTGCGCAACCGGCTCGGAAGGTTCAACACCCTCGTTCTGCAGCCGCGGATGGAGAAGACACCGCCCAAGGGCATGTTCAAGCGGGGCAGCACCGTGCAGGTTTGGATCGCCCAGGATGCGCAGCGTTTGCCGATCAAGTTCGAGGTCGAGTTCAACATTGGCACCGGCACGGCCAACCTCGTGGCGTACAACTCCCCGACGGAGCCTGTGGCAGGCGGTGCAGGGCCGCAAATCGCGGCGCCGGCTGCGGCCGGGACGATGACGCCCGGCCCCCAGTCCCCTTCGCCCGGCAGCCCGACGAACACCAGCAGCACGGCTCCGGGGCGCTGA